A single region of the Fusarium fujikuroi IMI 58289 draft genome, chromosome FFUJ_chr05 genome encodes:
- a CDS encoding related to stress protein p66, giving the protein MASPSITLDRILAAVPVTNRGQPTQISADSKGQRIAYPCGKSIFVRSIDNPSDAKEYTGHTAPTTVARFAPNGFKVASGDSSGMLKVWEPESIESTRGEYGIISGRLNDIAWDGESQRVIAVGDGREQFGRCITADSGNSVGEIIGHSKSVNAVAMKPQRPFRAATVGDDGNMVFYHGAPYKFNNKSAQHTGFVLGAAYSLDGSSLVTVGADKRIQLYDGKTGEPTKEIGQGEHSGSIFAVSWSPDGKKFVTASADQSVKLWDVDAGSVIQTWKFGEDVSVGDQQVGVVFVPGRSDGLIISLSLAGNLAYLTEGKPEPVRVVYGHGKSITALSTGSDGKGADLWSGSFDGRVCHWDVNSGIATVVDGQAHTNQVAQFATADGKVLSAGWDDTLRIVDEPAKTFLGTSIKLQAQPKGVSAANGLVYVATYSGVSVYSGEKLVSEQSFDFTPGAIAASGSFVAIGANDNSVRIYNASSNGKLEEVKSLSNPTGTISALAFSKGGSHLAAGNSVGKIYVYSAGSWELVADRWSAHTARVTAIAWDDTGAYAASGSLDTNVFIWCLEKRNQGKRIKAANAHKDGVNGVAWVEGGRVASAGGDANVKIWKVQNLP; this is encoded by the exons ATGGCTTCTCCATCCATCACTCTCGACCGCATCCTTGCGGCAGTCCCAGTCACAAACCGTGGTCAGCCAACTCAGATCTCGGCCGACTCCAAGGGTCAACGGATAGCTTATCCT TGCGGAAAATCCATATTTGTTCGCTCCATCGACAACCCTTCGGACGCAAAGGAATACACCGGCCACACCGCCCCTACAACCGTTGCTCGATTTGCTCCTAATGGCTTCAAGGTCGCCAGTGGCGACTCAAGCGGAATGCTGAAGGTGTGGGAGCCCGAGTCTATCGAGAGTACCAGGGGCGAGTACGGAATCATCTCTGGTCGTCTGAACGATATTGCCTGGGACGGCGAGTCGCAACGTGTTAttgctgttggcgatggtCGCGAGCAATTCGGTCGCTGCATTACAGCTGATAGCGGCAACTCGGTTGGTGAGATCATCGGTCACTCCAAGTCCGTCAATGCCGTCGCAATGAAACCTCAACGCCCATTCCGTGCGGCTACGGTTGGCGACGATGGCAACATGGTCTTCTACCATGGAGCCCCATACAAGTTCAACAACAAGAGCGCTCAACATACCGGTTTTGTTCTGGGCGCTGCTTATTCTCTTGATGGGAGCTCTTTGGTTACAGTTGGTGCCGACAAGAGGATACAGCTCTACGATGGGAAGACGGGTGAGCCCACCAAAGAGATTGGGCAGGGTGAGCACTCGGGAAGTATTTTTGCCGTATCATGGTCGCCAGATGGCAAGAAGTTCGTCACCGCTAGTGCTGATCAAAGTGTAAAGCTTTGGGATGTCGATGCAGGCAGCGTCATCCAAACTTGGAAGTTTGGAGAGGATGTCAGCGTGGGTGACCAGCAAGTTGGTGTTGTATTTGTTCCCGGCCGCAGCGACGGCCTCATCATTAGCCTCAGCCTTGCCGGCAACCTCGCGTACTTGACTGAGGGCAAGCCGGAACCTGTCCGCGTTGTATATGGTCACGGAAAGAGCATAACCGCTTTGTCAACTGGATCTGACGGCAAGGGTGCCGACCTCTGGTCTGGCAGCTTTGACGGCCGGGTATGTCACTGGGACGTTAATTCGGGGATTGCTACGGTCGTCGATGGCCAAGCACATACAAACCAGGTTGCTCAGTTTGCCACTGCCGATGGCAAGGTACTCAGTGCTGGATGGGATGATACTCTCAGAATTGTTGACGAGCCGGCCAAGACCTTCTTGGGTACTTCCATCAAGCTACAAGCACAACCCAAAGGTGTAAGTGCGGCGAACGGACTTGTCTATGTCGCGACTTATTCCGGTGTCTCCGTGTACTCTGGCGAAAAGCTGGTCAGCGAGCAGTCTTTTGACTTTACCCCTGGTGCTATTGCCGCATCCGGGTCGTTCGTTGCCATCGGAGCCAACGACAACTCCGTCCGCATTTACAACGCCAGTTCAAATGGTAAGCTCGAAGAAGTCAAGTCGCTGAGTAACCCAACTGGCACTATCTCTGCTCTTGCTTTTTCGAAGGGAGGCTCGCATCTAGCCGCTGGAAATAGTGTCGGAAAGATCTATGTTTACAGCGCTGGGAGCTGGGAATTGGTCGCAGACCGATGGTCTGCTCACACTGCTCGAGTAACAGCTATTGCCTGGGACGACACGGGCGCCTACGCTGCTAGTGGTAGCCTTGATACAAACGTCTTTATCTGGTGTCTTGAAAAGAGGAACCAGGGTAAGCGAATCAAGGCTGCTAACGCTCACAAGGACGGCGTCAATGGGGTTGCCTGGGTCGAAGGTGGCAGAGTTGCTAGTGCTGGAGGGGATGCCAATGTGAAGATCTGGAAGGTTCAGAATTTGCCTTGA